A single Kryptolebias marmoratus isolate JLee-2015 linkage group LG7, ASM164957v2, whole genome shotgun sequence DNA region contains:
- the tp53 gene encoding cellular tumor antigen p53 isoform X1 → MEKNMDQPVLELPLSQGSFSELWAGMVTSSDVGALCPQPVPILPLVSASEETWGPQEQLQLLLSEGSDFQFDLLMDEELPADVTAKDFVNPPSSTVPVTTDYPGAYSFELQFQNSGMAKSVTSTYSEKLKKLFCQLAKTTPIEVLVSEELPQGAVLRATAVYKKSDHVAEVVKRCPHHQTEDSSDNRSHLIRLEGSQLVQYFEDPNTLRQSVTVPYEPPQLGSKHTTILLSFMCNSSCMGGMNRRPILTILTLETPEGLVLGRRSFEVRVCACPGRDRKTEEENAGKTQSGSKQTKKRKSAPAPNTSNSVKKVRSSSSGEEEDKEVFTLHVRGRERYEMLKKINAGLELLDTDGKRMKQEKKFPKKDKSDSD, encoded by the exons ATGGAGAAAAATATGGACCAGCCTGTTTTGGAGCTGCCGCTGAGCCAGGGCTCATTCAGTGAGCTGTGGGCGGGCAT GGTAACATCTAGTGACGTGGGTGCCCTGTGTCCACAACCGGTTCCCATCCTTCCTCTGGTGAGTGCTTCAGAAGAGACGTGGGGGCCGCAGGAGCAATTACAATTGCTG CTCTCGGAGGGTTCCGACTTTCAGTTCGACCTTCTGATGGACGAAGAGCTTCCCGCCGACGTGACTGCCAAAGATTTTGTCAACCCGCCGTCCTCCACCGTCCCCGTCACGACAGACTACCCAGGCGCCTACAGCTTCGAGCTGCAGTTCCAGAACTCTGGGATGGCCAAGTCGGTCACGTCCACC TATTCTGAGAAGTTAAAGAAGCTCTTCTGTCAGCTCGCCAAGACGACGCCCATCGAGGTTCTGGTCAGCGAGGAGCTGCCTCAGGGCGCCGTTCTAAGAGCCACTGCAGTGTACAAGAAGTCCGATCACGTGGCCGAAGTGGTGAAAAGATGCCCGCACCATCAAACCGAAGACT CCTCGGACAACCGGAGCCACTTGATCCGGTTGGAGGGGAGTCAGCTCGTTCAGTACTTCGAGGACCCGAACACTTTAAGACAGAGTGTCACCGTGCCTTATGAGCCCCCGCAG CTGGGctccaaacacacaacaatactGCTGAGCTTCATGTGCAACAGCTCTTGCATGGGGGGCATGAACCGCCGGCCCATCCTCACCATCCTGACCCTGGAGACCCCGGA GGGGCTGGTTCTGGGCCGCAGGAGCTTCGAGGTCCGCGTCTGTGCGTGTCCGGGCCGGGACCGGAAGACCGAGGAGGAAAACGCCGGGAAGACGCAGAGTGGATCCAAACAAACGAAGAAGCGAA AGAGCGCCCCGGCTCCGAACACATCCAACTCTGTGAAGAAGGTCCGGTCTTCGTCcagtggagaggaggaggacaaggagGTGTTCACCCTTCAC gttcgAGGGCGCGAGCGCTACGAGATGCTGAAGAAGATAAACGCCGGCCTGGAGCTGCTGGACACAGACGG aaaacgAATGAAGCAAGAGAAGAAGTTCCCGAAGAAAGACAAAAGCGACAGCGACTAA
- the tp53 gene encoding cellular tumor antigen p53 isoform X2, with amino-acid sequence MEKNMDQPVLELPLSQGSFSELWAGMVTSSDVGALCPQPVPILPLVSASEETWGPQEQLQLLGSDFQFDLLMDEELPADVTAKDFVNPPSSTVPVTTDYPGAYSFELQFQNSGMAKSVTSTYSEKLKKLFCQLAKTTPIEVLVSEELPQGAVLRATAVYKKSDHVAEVVKRCPHHQTEDSSDNRSHLIRLEGSQLVQYFEDPNTLRQSVTVPYEPPQLGSKHTTILLSFMCNSSCMGGMNRRPILTILTLETPEGLVLGRRSFEVRVCACPGRDRKTEEENAGKTQSGSKQTKKRKSAPAPNTSNSVKKVRSSSSGEEEDKEVFTLHVRGRERYEMLKKINAGLELLDTDGKRMKQEKKFPKKDKSDSD; translated from the exons ATGGAGAAAAATATGGACCAGCCTGTTTTGGAGCTGCCGCTGAGCCAGGGCTCATTCAGTGAGCTGTGGGCGGGCAT GGTAACATCTAGTGACGTGGGTGCCCTGTGTCCACAACCGGTTCCCATCCTTCCTCTGGTGAGTGCTTCAGAAGAGACGTGGGGGCCGCAGGAGCAATTACAATTGCTG GGTTCCGACTTTCAGTTCGACCTTCTGATGGACGAAGAGCTTCCCGCCGACGTGACTGCCAAAGATTTTGTCAACCCGCCGTCCTCCACCGTCCCCGTCACGACAGACTACCCAGGCGCCTACAGCTTCGAGCTGCAGTTCCAGAACTCTGGGATGGCCAAGTCGGTCACGTCCACC TATTCTGAGAAGTTAAAGAAGCTCTTCTGTCAGCTCGCCAAGACGACGCCCATCGAGGTTCTGGTCAGCGAGGAGCTGCCTCAGGGCGCCGTTCTAAGAGCCACTGCAGTGTACAAGAAGTCCGATCACGTGGCCGAAGTGGTGAAAAGATGCCCGCACCATCAAACCGAAGACT CCTCGGACAACCGGAGCCACTTGATCCGGTTGGAGGGGAGTCAGCTCGTTCAGTACTTCGAGGACCCGAACACTTTAAGACAGAGTGTCACCGTGCCTTATGAGCCCCCGCAG CTGGGctccaaacacacaacaatactGCTGAGCTTCATGTGCAACAGCTCTTGCATGGGGGGCATGAACCGCCGGCCCATCCTCACCATCCTGACCCTGGAGACCCCGGA GGGGCTGGTTCTGGGCCGCAGGAGCTTCGAGGTCCGCGTCTGTGCGTGTCCGGGCCGGGACCGGAAGACCGAGGAGGAAAACGCCGGGAAGACGCAGAGTGGATCCAAACAAACGAAGAAGCGAA AGAGCGCCCCGGCTCCGAACACATCCAACTCTGTGAAGAAGGTCCGGTCTTCGTCcagtggagaggaggaggacaaggagGTGTTCACCCTTCAC gttcgAGGGCGCGAGCGCTACGAGATGCTGAAGAAGATAAACGCCGGCCTGGAGCTGCTGGACACAGACGG aaaacgAATGAAGCAAGAGAAGAAGTTCCCGAAGAAAGACAAAAGCGACAGCGACTAA
- the tp53 gene encoding cellular tumor antigen p53 isoform X3 has product MDEELPADVTAKDFVNPPSSTVPVTTDYPGAYSFELQFQNSGMAKSVTSTYSEKLKKLFCQLAKTTPIEVLVSEELPQGAVLRATAVYKKSDHVAEVVKRCPHHQTEDSSDNRSHLIRLEGSQLVQYFEDPNTLRQSVTVPYEPPQLGSKHTTILLSFMCNSSCMGGMNRRPILTILTLETPEGLVLGRRSFEVRVCACPGRDRKTEEENAGKTQSGSKQTKKRKSAPAPNTSNSVKKVRSSSSGEEEDKEVFTLHVRGRERYEMLKKINAGLELLDTDGKRMKQEKKFPKKDKSDSD; this is encoded by the exons ATGGACGAAGAGCTTCCCGCCGACGTGACTGCCAAAGATTTTGTCAACCCGCCGTCCTCCACCGTCCCCGTCACGACAGACTACCCAGGCGCCTACAGCTTCGAGCTGCAGTTCCAGAACTCTGGGATGGCCAAGTCGGTCACGTCCACC TATTCTGAGAAGTTAAAGAAGCTCTTCTGTCAGCTCGCCAAGACGACGCCCATCGAGGTTCTGGTCAGCGAGGAGCTGCCTCAGGGCGCCGTTCTAAGAGCCACTGCAGTGTACAAGAAGTCCGATCACGTGGCCGAAGTGGTGAAAAGATGCCCGCACCATCAAACCGAAGACT CCTCGGACAACCGGAGCCACTTGATCCGGTTGGAGGGGAGTCAGCTCGTTCAGTACTTCGAGGACCCGAACACTTTAAGACAGAGTGTCACCGTGCCTTATGAGCCCCCGCAG CTGGGctccaaacacacaacaatactGCTGAGCTTCATGTGCAACAGCTCTTGCATGGGGGGCATGAACCGCCGGCCCATCCTCACCATCCTGACCCTGGAGACCCCGGA GGGGCTGGTTCTGGGCCGCAGGAGCTTCGAGGTCCGCGTCTGTGCGTGTCCGGGCCGGGACCGGAAGACCGAGGAGGAAAACGCCGGGAAGACGCAGAGTGGATCCAAACAAACGAAGAAGCGAA AGAGCGCCCCGGCTCCGAACACATCCAACTCTGTGAAGAAGGTCCGGTCTTCGTCcagtggagaggaggaggacaaggagGTGTTCACCCTTCAC gttcgAGGGCGCGAGCGCTACGAGATGCTGAAGAAGATAAACGCCGGCCTGGAGCTGCTGGACACAGACGG aaaacgAATGAAGCAAGAGAAGAAGTTCCCGAAGAAAGACAAAAGCGACAGCGACTAA
- the LOC108228349 gene encoding uncharacterized protein LOC108228349, translated as MDANPAASKHECSFVAFYCPGWEGRAGGVEPRIVLSSLAARRETPNLHPAETGANMGKTPFQEKFCVLFFLALMMMMLAAVAERQYFTFTTNSNWTDARTFCQECYEELVTVTPENSQLLTRMIRSDHWIGLRKNFNPHRNSRSTWNSSFSSAAPSPVFIDGDDSADNSTGDSDNSTAMYWTRWANEDPVSFQNWYPGWPAPKYPLPKIDCCSCSCTCPLSPKPTPNTSTQPPFQTMGSGVPNGNDSTQFGEATTDVTDTTDVTDSTDATDTSSSPNASATMADVSENTTPHTVHSAHSLWADPVPINSVCEPRPMQPPVIPEPYKNYIEDPCVAMLSSGLWIEKHCFEPLPFICYEDRFMGEVNVTSITSKSASLAWQAGPGDISHYRVDVRGGNETREFNWTDLNLELVNLTAGTGYRVRVFPVKCHRDLNSQNRTFYTIPSTVENLTVTGVTETSVSLNWTEPVGNLDFYVIKTERLENKTEEEGFEFRGLARGTCYTFAVITGVEDRSGWSKEAAVSQCTKPGKVTELTASENTDVSVMLTWTQPDGGFTGFTVIATDTSDRLLFNNTVSKPEADVVGLPDGRKIVLSVTTVANYTLRGDSVTIETYTAPRQVSNLSLTPTHDVINATWAFSADTDASFTVELRLGGELVNMTKNLATTTLSFTDLKNAAKYNVTVYAVNHRFKSPAMSDTIFTLPSPPTNARVTSKTNGSLTFEWEPPKNVFNAMYSVSVFSGFWSSGANGTVHDRTNYTFTGLISGTKYNFSVSTLADTHESAPATCSGVTDPVNMTISLSMMCSSATTLLCDRSDSRATVFEELKSYFGDLLSDNIVWNITREEIKDA; from the exons ATGGATGCAAATCCAGCCGCATCCAAACATGAATGCAGCTTTGTGGCGTTTTATTGTCCGGGGTGGGAGGGGAGGGCGGGCGGCGTCGAGCCCCGGATCGTTTTATCTTCCCTCGCTGCTCGAAGAGAGACGCCAAACCTGCATCCAG CAGAAACGGGCGCCAACATGGGGAAGACGCCGTTCCAGGAGAAATtctgcgttttgttttttttgg ctctgatgatgatgatgttggcCGCCGTGGCAGAACGACAGTACTTCACCTTTACCACCAACTCCAACTGGACTGACGCCAGAACGTTCTGCCAG GAGTGCTACGAAGAACTGGTGACCGTGACCCCGGAGAACAGCCAGCTGCTCACCCGAATGATCCGCTCCGACCACTGGATCGGCCTTCGCAAGAATTTCAATCCCCACCGAAACAGCCGGTCGACCTGGAACTCCAGCTTCAGCTCCGCCGCGCCTTCACCCGTCTTCATCGACGGCGACGACTCTGCTGACAACTCCACCGGCGACTCCGACAACTCCACCGCCATGTACTGGACCCGCTGGGCCAACGAGGACCCCGTCTCCTTCCAGAACTGGTACCCGGGTTGGCCGGCGCCCAAATACCCGCTCCCCAAGATCgactgctgcagctgctcctgcaCGTGCCCGCTGTCTCCCAAGCCGACGCCGAACACGTCCACCCAGCCGCCGTTTCAGACCATGGGATCGGGTGTCCCAAACGGGAACGACTCAACCCAGTTCGGGGAAGCCACCACCGACGTGACGGACACAACCGACGTCACCGATTCCACGGACGCGACGGACACGAGCAGCTCCCCAAACGCCTCAGCAACCATGGCAGACGTGTCGGAGAACACAACCCCTCATACCGTCCACAGCGCGCATTCCCTCTGGGCGGACCCGGTGCCGATAAACTCGGTGTGTGAACCCAGACCCATGCAGCCGCCCGTTATCCCAGAGCCGTATAAGAACTACATCGAGGACCCCTGCGTGGCCATGCTCAGCTCCGGGCTTTGGATCGAGAAGCACTGCTTTGAGCCGCTGCCTTTCATTTGTTACGAAG ATCGCTTCATGGGGGAAGTCAACGTGACCAGCATTACATCCAAGAGCGCCAGTCTGGCGTGGCAAGCCGGGCCCGGCGACATCAGCCATTACCGGGTGGACGTCAGAGGAGGGAACGAGACACGGGAGTTCAATTGGACAGATCTGAACCTGGAGCTCGTCAACCTGACAGCCGGCACCGGATACCGAGTCCGAGTGTTTCCCGTGAAGTGCCACAGAGACCTCAACTCGCAGAACAGAACATTCTACACCA ttccTTCCACGGTGGAGAACCTCACTGTGACGGGCGTGACGGAGACGTCCGTCTCCCTGAACTGGACCGAGCCCGTCGGAAACCTGGACTTCTACGTCATCAAGACCGAGCGCCTGGAGAACAAGACGGAGGAGGAAGGCTTCGAGTTCCGCGGTTTGGCCCGGGGGACCTGTTACACCTTCGCCGTCATCACGGGCGTGGAGGACCGCTCCGGGTGGAGCAAGGAGGCGGCCGTGTCTCAGTGCACCA AGCCTGGCAAGGTGACCGAACTGACCGCTTCAGAGAACACCGACGTGTCGGTGATGCTGACCTGGACGCAGCCCGACGGAGGCTTCACGGGCTTCACCGTGATCGCTACGGACACGTCTGACAG GCTCCTGTTCAACAACACCGTGAGCAAACCGGAAGCGGACGTGGTCGGGCTGCCGGACGGGAGGAAGATCGTCTTGTCTGTAACAACCGTGGCGAACTACACCCTGCGGGGAGACAGCGTGACCATCGAGACCTACACCG CACCGAGGCAAGTGTCCAACCTGAGCCTGACGCCGACCCACGACGTCATCAACGCCACCTGGGCGTTCAGCGCCGACACCGACGCCAGTTTCACCGTGGAGCTCCGGCTCGGCGGGGAGCTCGTCAACATGACGAAAAACTTGGCCACGACCACGTTGAGCTTCACGGACCTGAAGAACGCGGCCAAGTACAACGTCACCGTGTACGCCGTGAACCACAGATTCAAAAGCCCGGCCATGTCAGACACCATCTTCACCC TGCCGAGTCCTCCCACCAACGCCAGGGTGACGTCCAAGACGAACGGCTCCCTCACCTTCGAGTGGGAGCCGCCGAAGAACGTCTTCAACGCGATGTACTCCGTCAGCGTCTTCTCCGGCTTCTGGAGCAGCGGGGCAAACGGCACCGTCCACGACAGAACCAATTACACCTTCACGGGCCTGATATCGGGAACCAAGTACAACTTCAGCGTGTCCACCTTGGCGGACACGCATGAGAGTGCACCGGCGACGTGCTCGGGGGTGACGG ACCCCGTCAACATGACCATCAGTCTGTCCATGATGTGCTCGTCGGCGACGACTCTTCTCTGCGACAGGAGCGACTCGAGGGCGACGGTTTTCGAAGAG CTCAAGTCGTATTTCGGCGACCTGCTGAGCGACAACATTGTTTGGAACATCACCAGGGAGGAAATCAAAGACGCCTAA